The DNA segment GCATTCGATCAAATTGAGTTGCTTGCCAAAGAGTCTCTCGCTTCGATGGAGTCTGGTGACATGCTGCGTACACAAGCTTCGATTCTTAAGAAATTAGGACGCAGAACACCAATTAATGCCACAGCAAAAAAACGCCAAATCGCCGAAAAAGTCGCGTATGCAAAGAAGTATGTTGTGTAATGTTTGAGCAAAACACCAAAAAGGGGTGTTGATCATGCAGGACAGAATTTGGTTAACCCACTATCCAAAACAAGTTCAACCAACGTATGAGTATCCAAAGCAGCATTTGGCTCACTTTTTGCTCGATAGCGCCAGAAAGTATCCAGAGAGTGATGCGTTGTTTTTTCTCGGGAAAACGGTTAAGTATAAGGAATTATTAGATGCTACGTATCGGCTGGCCAATGGGTTACAGTCGCTCGGCGTAAAAAAGGGGGACCGGGTAGCGATTATGCTACCCAACTGTCCACAAGCAGTCATTGCCTACTATGGTTCCCTGCTCACCGGCGCCATCGTTGTCCAAACGAATCCGTTATATACGGAGAGGGAAATGGAGCATCAGTTAAATGATTCTGGCTCAACATTCCTAATTACGTTAGATATCTTAGGAAGGCGCGCAGGGAATGTGATAGGGAAAACAAGTGTGAAACACACGATCTTCACTTCGATCAAAGATTACCTGCCTTTTCCAAAGAACTTACTGTATCCGCTTACACTCAAGAAGGATGGCTTAACTATGAAAGTGGATTATTCAGACTCCAAACATTCATTTAAGGAGCTACTGGCCAAATCGACAAGCTCACCGGTTCTCGTTGAAGTGGACCCAGAGAAAGACTTAGCCTTACTTCAATACACCGGTGGTACAACGGGAGTATCAAAAGGAGTCATGTTAACCCACTACAATTTGATTGCCAATACTCATCAAACGAAGGCCTGGTCGTATCAAACAAAGGAAGGCGAGGAACGGTATCTAGCGGCTTTACCTTTTTTTCACGTATTCGGTATGACCGTGCTGATGAATCTGGCTATGCTACAAGCTGGGATGATTGTGCTCTTACCAAAATTTGATGCGGAAGCTACTTTAAAAGTGATCCAGAAGAAGAAGCCAACAGTTTTTCCAGGTGCGCCTACGATGTATATTGCCTTGCTTCATCATCCTTCGCTTCGTCAATATGATTTGTCTTCAATTAATATTTGCATTAGTGGGGCAGCGCCATTACCTGGTGAGGTACAGGAGCAATTTGAAGTCATTACAGGTGGGAAGCTGACGGAAGGGTACGGATTAACAGAGACGTCCCCTGTGACACATGCGAATAATATATGGGATAAACGGAAGCTTGGCTCAATTGGAATTCCATTTCCTGATACAGAGGCAAAAGTTGTCCAATCAGATACGGGTGAAGAAATGGATGTTGGTGAAATTGGAGAACTCATTGTAAAAGGTCCCCAGGTGATGAAAGGCTACTGGAATGCAGAGGAAGAAACGGCACGAACGCTCAAGGATGGCTGGCTTTATACAGGAGATATGGCTCAATATGATGAGGATGGTTTCTTCTATATCATGGATCGCAAGAAAGACATCATCATTGCAGGCGGATTTAATATTTATCCTCGAGAGGTTGAAGAGGTTTTGTTTGAGCATCCGGCCGTGATGGACGCTGTGGTAGCAGGTATTCCTGATGAATACCGTGGGGAGACGGTGAAGGCATTTCTCGTCTTAAAGGATGGTGCCAAGGTGGATGAAGAGGAGCTCGACCGGTTTTGCCGTGAGAGGCTCGCAGCCTTTAAGGTTCCGCGAAGCTACGAAGTACGGGAGTCTTTACCTAAGACGTTAATCGGAAAAACGTTGCGTCGTAAAGTAGTAGAAGAAGAGCAAAACAAGCAGCAAAACGCGTAAAGGGAAAGGAGTGGAGAGCCATGTCTCGCGCATCAGAAGCTTTTCTAGAAAAAGCCACATCACTTGCCGAGAAGACGTTTTGGGGATATGTGGGCTGTGAGATGATTGAACTTGGCGAGCAACGCGTCATTGTTGAACTCAACGTGGAGCCGCATCATTTAAATTTAATCGGGATTCTTCACGGGGGTGTTCATGCGACGATGCTTGATAGTGCGATGGGAATCCTCGTTATGGCGGCTCACTCAGATGCTAAGATGGTGACCACTAATTTAAATATTCATTATCTAGCCCAAGCAAAAGAAGAGAGGGTGCGTGTGGAAGCTGAGATTGTTCATGAATCAAGGTCAATGATGACAACGGAAGGAAAGCTACTAAATGAATCGGGCGAACTGTGTGCATTGGCTACGGCAACCTTCAGAAAAAGTTAAGGGATTAGGAGCACTGGGACATGGGTGCTCCTATTTTTTGATTCGAAGTAAAAGCTGGGCGACTAGAGCTAAAACAGGCAGTTCGATAAGTGGACCAATGACAAGGGCAAGAGCAATCACTGGTTGATCCGGAAAGGCCGTAATCGCAACAGCAAGCGCAACGGGAGAGTTGCGAGCAAGAGTAGTAAAGAGCAGACTTACCGTATCCTTTTGACTCATTTTCATCTGCCTCGCAACATATTGGGCAAGAATGGCATTTATTAAAAAGTAGAGGAGAATAGGGATAAATAAAAGGGATAAGACATCCAAGTTTGTCCACAAATACGTTCCTTGAGATGCAAACATCGCAACGATTGCTAAGCATAACCACAACAGCTGTGAAGAAGAGAAAAAAGGAACGATTCGTTTTTCAACGATCCCTTGTCGATGTTTAAACAGAAAACGAGTGAGCTGAGCTAATGTAAAAGGCAAGATAAAAACAAGCAGAACACTTTCAAGAATCGTTGAAAGGGAGATGGCTCCTTCTGTTCCTGCAAAAATCAACAAGTACATAGGCAATAACAAGACTTGTAGAATGAGGTTAACAGGTAGAACCGAAGCTGCCAGAGTCACATTCCCTTTGGCAATCGATGTAAAGATCAAATACCAATCTGTACATGGTGTAACCATTAGCATGATGAATCCAATCCACAGAGCAGGATGGTCTGATAAAAAAAGATAGCCCAATCCCCAGGCAAGGATTGGTGTCCAGATGAAGTTCATCCCCAAACTTGTCCCCAAAAAAGGAAGATGGCCAAAAGCCCTTTTTAATTCATGAAAAGGAATCGTTAAAAACAATCCATAAAGCATCAGAAGTAAAAAAGGAAGAATGAATGCCCCGGAATGTTGAGCGATAACAGATACCTGTCCAAAGCTCAGGCCGAGTATGATGGATACGATGATAAAAATAGTTTGGAACTTCTCCAATTTACTCAAGATGCTTGTCCTCCAACGCGTGATCTAGCTCTGTTAACCGAATGCGGTAAAATGCTTTTCTGAATTCCGATGGCGTCATGCCCTCGGTTTTTTTAAATAATCGCATGAAGTATTTTTCATCTTCAATCCCTATGGATAGGGAGATCTCTCGTATACTTTTCCTCGTACTTGAGAGAAGGTCTTTTGCTTTTGTTATTTTAACAAGATTAATATAACGTTGTAACGACATCCCAATCTTTGTTTTAAACTGTCTTGATAAATAATTAGGATTGTAATGAAAGTGCTCGGAAATTCCTTGGACTGATTGCTCTTTATCATCATTTACACGAATCCATTCGATGATATGTGCAAGTTCATGATCAAGTGGACGCTTCTTTTGCTTGTGAGAGTCAATCGTCTGATTAGACAACTCTATGAGTAACGATGTCATGAGGTAGCTTGAGGCAAGATATGCATGCGCTCCAGCTTGAGAAAGATCTAACAGTTGATTAAATAGAATGTTAAGCCGTTCAATACTCGGCGGTTTCGAGTAGGTAGGAATATAGATCGTTGGACTAAACGCCTGACTCGTAGGCTCTTGAATCATACTTGCCAGCTGCTCCTTCATATGCTCAATTGAACTGTAGCTAGCAAGATTATCATCTAAATAAAAGTGAAACCAGTAGTAGGAAAGAGGCGAAAGACTATGAGAAAACCCGATGTGCTGGATGCCTTTTTTTAATAGAAGCGTAGTTCCCTTTGTTAGCACATAAACTTGGTTTTCTTGTTGGATCTCAAGTGTCCCTTGAAGTCCAATTAAAAGGACATAGCTGTCGAGTGTTCGTGTTGGATGACGAAAGGGCTGAGAGGTTTCCACTCGTCCACATGACGCAAATTGAACAGGTTTCGTTGCTTGAATCGTTAAATAATGCGCAGTCATCAAATCTCCCCAATCACTTATTTCTTTGAGCGTATAAAAAATATGTGAAAAAGTCCACCTATTGTATATGATGTGCTACCGACAAGGAAGAAAAGATTTGGTAAAGTCTATTGTAAGCGATTACATAAAAGGAGGATGATTATGACAGTTCAATCAAAGCAGCAGGTTAAGCTTACCGATTCATTTTGGGGAAGGTATCAATCATTGGTACGGGAAAAGGTCATTCCCTATCAGTGGCAGGCACTAAACGATCAAATAGAGGGTGCTGCGCCGAGTCACGCGATAAAGAATTTCAGAATTGCAGCAGGCGAAGAAGAAGGAGAGTTTCATGGGTTTGTTTTTCAGGATAGTGATATTGCAAAGTGGATCGAAGCAGTTGCCTATTCTCTAGAGACGGAGCGTGATCTAGAGCTTGAGAAGACATGCGATGAAGTCATTGATTTGATTGGAAGAGCGCAACAGCCTGATGGCTATCTTAATACGTATTACACCGTAAAAGAACCAGGGAAACGCTGGACAAATTTGCGAGATAATCATGAATTGTATGTAGGGGGGCATTTCATCGAAGCGGCTGTTGCCTATTACGAGGCAACAGGTAAGAAGAAGCTACTGGATATCATGTGTCGTTTTGTCGATTACGTTGATACAGTTTTTGGCTATGGAGAAGACCAGATCCGTGGGTATGACGGCCACCAGGAAATGGAGCTCGCGTTAATTAAGTTATACCGTGTGACTGAAGAAACGAGGTATTTAAAGCTTGCGCAGTTCTTTATTGATATTCGCGGGGAACAGCCACATTACTTTAATCTTGAAGCCGAGAAGCGTGGAGACAAACCACATCGCTGGTTCCATGACAGCTACAGTTATTCACAGTCTCACCTACCCGTGCGAGAGCAGGAAACAGCGACGGGGCATGCGGTTCGTGCGGTCTACATGTACACGGCGATGGCTGATTTAGCAAATGAGCTAGATGATGACAGCCTGAAGAAAACGTGCAAAATGCTGTGGGAGAATGTCACACAAAAACAAATGTATCTCACAGCAGGTATTGGTTCAGCTGAATTTGGCGAAGCATTTAGTTTTGATTATGACCTGCCGAATGACCTCGCCTATACGGAAACATGTGCCTCGATTGGTCTCGTTTTTTGGGCGAAGAAGATGCTTGCACTTGAGCCTGATGGTGTGTACGGAGATGTCATTGAACGGGCTATCTATAACGGTACCATTAGTGGCATTCAACTTGATGGGACTAAATTCTTTTATGTTAATCCACTTGAGGTTTGGCCGAAGCAAGCAAATCATCGGCATGACTATAAGCATGTTAAAGCAGAACGACAGCCTTGGTTTGGATGCGCCTGCTGTCCACCAAACATTGCTCGCTTAATTGCATCAATCGGATCGTATGTGTATTCCGTTCGCGATCACATCGGATTTGTCCACCTGTACATCGGAAGCGAAACAACATTTACATTAAGTGGAACTAAGTTAGAGGTAGCTCAGAACTCAAATTTCCCGTGGAGTGGGGATGTTCATTTCACTGTGAATCCAGAACGAAGTGTTGAAGGAACACTTGCTTTCAGAGTACCGGGATGGGCCAGGTCCTTTTCAATTAAGGTAAATGGGGAAGAAGCGAATACTCAAGTGGATAAAGGATACGCGTATATCACTCGCTTGTGGAATCAAGGGGATGAGGTAGACCTCGACATCCCAATGGAAATTGAGCGTATGATGGCGCATCTTGATGCATTGGCAAACGCTGGAAAGGTTGCGCTGCAACGCGGTCCAGTGGTGTATTGTTTAGAGCAAGCGGACAACGGTGCGAACTTATCAAGTCTTGAGATTGATGGCGATGGGTTGATTGAAGAGCATTTTGAAGAAGAACTTTTGAATGGAATCATGGTTCTAAGTGGGAAGGCGAAGCGAACTGAGGTCGCGAGTGATGCGGGTCAGGCGCTATATATGAAGCGTTCGAAACTAAAGAAAAGTGAAACGACATTTACCGCGATTCCTTATTATGCGTGGGCGAACCGCGGTGAGGGTGAGATGATGGTTTGGGTTCGGAGTGGGGAGTAATGAATGTGGATTGAAGAGCTGTCTCCAGTGTGGAGGCGGCTTTTATTTGTTACCGCAGGGGTAATGATGGTGCGGGAATCGACGATGATGCGCTGGGAATCAACGAAGAGAGGAAAGAATCAACAGAGAGCAGTTGGAATCAACAAAGAGAAGAAAGAATCAACAAAGAGCAGCTGGAATTAACAAAGAGAAGAAAGAATCAACAAAGAGGAGCTGAAATCAACAAAGAGAGGAAAAAATCGACGAAGAGGAGCTGAAATCAACAAAGAGAGGAAAAAATCGACGAAGAGGAGCTGGAATCAACAAAGAGAGGAAAAAATCGACGAAGAGGAGCTGGAATCAACAAAGAGAGGAAAGAATCAACAAAGAGAGGAGAGAATCATCAATTAGAAAAAAGAATCAACAAAGACACAAACGAACTGCACTAATCACTTATAAAGGAATTAGATGAGATTCTGTCGGATAGACTATAAGGAGGTATGTGACAGCATGTAAAGAGGGTGAGATCTTGAGGACCAGTAGAATAGCGTTTTTATCGGTGATGAGTAATACATTTGTTGTGGCATTGAAGATTGTAGTTGGTTTGATCACGGGATCGGTGGCCGTGCTTTCGGAGGCGATTCATTCATCTCTTGATTTAATGGCATCGTTAATTGCCTTTTTTTCCGTCCGTATTTCAAAGAAGCCTGCAGATTCTGTGCATCCTTATGGACATGGAAAGGTTGAGAATCTGTCTGGTACGATTGAGACGATCTTGATCTTTGTTGCAGGGATTTGGATTATTTATGAATGTGTTCATAAGATCATTCATCCAGAGCCACTGCAGCTTCCTTTGCTTGGGGTACTTGTAATGGTGATTGGTGCGACAATAAACTTTATTGTCTCAAAGATTGTTCGGAAGGAAGCAGATCGGGTCCATTCGGTTGCGATGAAATCAAACGCGCTGCATTTACTCACTGATGTGTACACCTCTCTTGGGGTTGCCGTCAGTTTACTCTTAGTTACATTAACTGGTTGGTATATTCTTGATTCGATTATTGGGATGGTTCTCGCTGTTTATATAATGATTGAGGCTTTTAAGTTAATGAAAGAAACCTTTCCGCCACTTATTGATTCACGCTTAACTGAGAGCGAGGAATCTGCCGTACTTAAAATAATTGAAAGCTTTAAAGATGAGTACTTAGAAGTTCACAATTTTAGAACAAGACGCTCTGGACCACAGGAATACATTGATTTTCATTTGGTCGTACCATCTGATGCGAACATGGGGGATGTTCATGATC comes from the Alkalihalobacillus sp. FSL W8-0930 genome and includes:
- a CDS encoding AMP-binding protein: MQDRIWLTHYPKQVQPTYEYPKQHLAHFLLDSARKYPESDALFFLGKTVKYKELLDATYRLANGLQSLGVKKGDRVAIMLPNCPQAVIAYYGSLLTGAIVVQTNPLYTEREMEHQLNDSGSTFLITLDILGRRAGNVIGKTSVKHTIFTSIKDYLPFPKNLLYPLTLKKDGLTMKVDYSDSKHSFKELLAKSTSSPVLVEVDPEKDLALLQYTGGTTGVSKGVMLTHYNLIANTHQTKAWSYQTKEGEERYLAALPFFHVFGMTVLMNLAMLQAGMIVLLPKFDAEATLKVIQKKKPTVFPGAPTMYIALLHHPSLRQYDLSSINICISGAAPLPGEVQEQFEVITGGKLTEGYGLTETSPVTHANNIWDKRKLGSIGIPFPDTEAKVVQSDTGEEMDVGEIGELIVKGPQVMKGYWNAEEETARTLKDGWLYTGDMAQYDEDGFFYIMDRKKDIIIAGGFNIYPREVEEVLFEHPAVMDAVVAGIPDEYRGETVKAFLVLKDGAKVDEEELDRFCRERLAAFKVPRSYEVRESLPKTLIGKTLRRKVVEEEQNKQQNA
- a CDS encoding PaaI family thioesterase, producing the protein MSRASEAFLEKATSLAEKTFWGYVGCEMIELGEQRVIVELNVEPHHLNLIGILHGGVHATMLDSAMGILVMAAHSDAKMVTTNLNIHYLAQAKEERVRVEAEIVHESRSMMTTEGKLLNESGELCALATATFRKS
- a CDS encoding bile acid:sodium symporter, which gives rise to MSKLEKFQTIFIIVSIILGLSFGQVSVIAQHSGAFILPFLLLMLYGLFLTIPFHELKRAFGHLPFLGTSLGMNFIWTPILAWGLGYLFLSDHPALWIGFIMLMVTPCTDWYLIFTSIAKGNVTLAASVLPVNLILQVLLLPMYLLIFAGTEGAISLSTILESVLLVFILPFTLAQLTRFLFKHRQGIVEKRIVPFFSSSQLLWLCLAIVAMFASQGTYLWTNLDVLSLLFIPILLYFLINAILAQYVARQMKMSQKDTVSLLFTTLARNSPVALAVAITAFPDQPVIALALVIGPLIELPVLALVAQLLLRIKK
- a CDS encoding AraC family transcriptional regulator, encoding MTAHYLTIQATKPVQFASCGRVETSQPFRHPTRTLDSYVLLIGLQGTLEIQQENQVYVLTKGTTLLLKKGIQHIGFSHSLSPLSYYWFHFYLDDNLASYSSIEHMKEQLASMIQEPTSQAFSPTIYIPTYSKPPSIERLNILFNQLLDLSQAGAHAYLASSYLMTSLLIELSNQTIDSHKQKKRPLDHELAHIIEWIRVNDDKEQSVQGISEHFHYNPNYLSRQFKTKIGMSLQRYINLVKITKAKDLLSSTRKSIREISLSIGIEDEKYFMRLFKKTEGMTPSEFRKAFYRIRLTELDHALEDKHLE
- a CDS encoding beta-L-arabinofuranosidase domain-containing protein, with product MIMTVQSKQQVKLTDSFWGRYQSLVREKVIPYQWQALNDQIEGAAPSHAIKNFRIAAGEEEGEFHGFVFQDSDIAKWIEAVAYSLETERDLELEKTCDEVIDLIGRAQQPDGYLNTYYTVKEPGKRWTNLRDNHELYVGGHFIEAAVAYYEATGKKKLLDIMCRFVDYVDTVFGYGEDQIRGYDGHQEMELALIKLYRVTEETRYLKLAQFFIDIRGEQPHYFNLEAEKRGDKPHRWFHDSYSYSQSHLPVREQETATGHAVRAVYMYTAMADLANELDDDSLKKTCKMLWENVTQKQMYLTAGIGSAEFGEAFSFDYDLPNDLAYTETCASIGLVFWAKKMLALEPDGVYGDVIERAIYNGTISGIQLDGTKFFYVNPLEVWPKQANHRHDYKHVKAERQPWFGCACCPPNIARLIASIGSYVYSVRDHIGFVHLYIGSETTFTLSGTKLEVAQNSNFPWSGDVHFTVNPERSVEGTLAFRVPGWARSFSIKVNGEEANTQVDKGYAYITRLWNQGDEVDLDIPMEIERMMAHLDALANAGKVALQRGPVVYCLEQADNGANLSSLEIDGDGLIEEHFEEELLNGIMVLSGKAKRTEVASDAGQALYMKRSKLKKSETTFTAIPYYAWANRGEGEMMVWVRSGE
- a CDS encoding cation diffusion facilitator family transporter, which encodes MLRTSRIAFLSVMSNTFVVALKIVVGLITGSVAVLSEAIHSSLDLMASLIAFFSVRISKKPADSVHPYGHGKVENLSGTIETILIFVAGIWIIYECVHKIIHPEPLQLPLLGVLVMVIGATINFIVSKIVRKEADRVHSVAMKSNALHLLTDVYTSLGVAVSLLLVTLTGWYILDSIIGMVLAVYIMIEAFKLMKETFPPLIDSRLTESEESAVLKIIESFKDEYLEVHNFRTRRSGPQEYIDFHLVVPSDANMGDVHDLCDRMEGKIEEEFPHSEVFIHPEPEHERENK